In the genome of Phycisphaerales bacterium, one region contains:
- the mtnP gene encoding S-methyl-5'-thioadenosine phosphorylase: MEVVMLGIIGGTGLAEALFGDADGAVHDVATPFGKPSAPVRIVEWHGIRVALLARHGDGHSFNPSQVPYRANIYALKSLGVTHILASGAVGSLNPEYKPRDLVLVDQVIDRTFRRIPTFFDDGLAVHVDFAEPFCAELRSLLQGAAGAVSATVHPTGTYVCMEGPAFSTVAESRLHQGWDADLIGMTCMPEAKLAREAEIAYALVALVTDFDCWRPHESGQSRQALLAEIIGHLQAATANALALLRAAAESYARAPLAPGPIHTGLDLAVWTKHTHITREVRSRYGILLERFSQVAGR; the protein is encoded by the coding sequence TTGGAGGTGGTGATGCTCGGAATCATTGGCGGTACGGGCTTGGCGGAGGCGCTGTTCGGCGACGCCGACGGTGCCGTACACGATGTCGCGACGCCATTTGGCAAGCCGTCCGCTCCGGTGCGCATTGTCGAGTGGCATGGAATCCGGGTGGCGCTGCTGGCACGGCACGGTGATGGGCACAGCTTCAATCCTTCGCAGGTGCCATATCGCGCGAATATTTACGCGCTCAAGTCGCTGGGAGTGACGCACATTCTCGCCAGCGGGGCCGTCGGTTCGCTGAACCCGGAATACAAGCCGCGGGATCTTGTGCTTGTGGACCAGGTCATTGATCGGACGTTCCGCCGCATTCCCACTTTCTTCGATGACGGGTTGGCCGTGCATGTCGACTTCGCGGAGCCCTTCTGTGCTGAACTGCGATCCCTCCTGCAGGGTGCGGCCGGAGCAGTGTCGGCCACCGTTCACCCGACCGGAACGTACGTGTGCATGGAAGGGCCGGCTTTCAGCACGGTGGCGGAATCACGCCTGCACCAAGGGTGGGATGCCGACCTGATCGGCATGACTTGCATGCCGGAGGCGAAGCTGGCCCGCGAGGCGGAGATCGCCTACGCACTGGTGGCACTCGTCACGGACTTCGACTGTTGGCGCCCGCACGAGTCCGGGCAGTCCAGGCAGGCCTTGTTGGCGGAAATCATTGGGCACTTGCAGGCCGCGACGGCCAATGCGCTCGCGCTCTTGCGCGCGGCCGCAGAGAGCTACGCCCGGGCGCCCCTGGCACCGGGACCGATCCACACCGGACTTGACTTGGCGGTTTGGACAAAACACACGCACATCACGCGTGAAGTACGGTCGCGATACGGCATCCTGCTGGAACGGTTCTCGCAGGTGGCTGGGCGGTAG
- a CDS encoding DHH family phosphoesterase, with protein sequence MLTAVPQETEWIIHPPHPERDAFARAAGIRPLLAQLLLQRGVTRADAVGSFLAPEFKGLLPPAELPGAVAAGARLAAAARAGRRIVIYGDYDVDGVTATAILWHTLRAAGAQVAFYIPSRLEEGYGVNGEALDRLKEEGAEVVVTVDCGITAVEEAARARALGLELIITDHHQPRAEHPDAAVLVHPTALGRSRNPDLSGAGVALKVAWALAQDFCGAERVAEPFRTCLLDATAFAALGLIADVVPLTGENRIITSFGLRRLAATTNPGLRALIAVAKLTERESFDDYDVGFRLAPRLNAIGRMGHARLAVELFTRADERRAQEIATTLDGENRNRQTVEKQIVREAERMVSDLGFDRESCRGIVLASPTWHAGVIGIVASRLVERFRRPTVLIALDDGMGQGPAAA encoded by the coding sequence GTGTTGACGGCAGTGCCGCAGGAAACCGAGTGGATCATTCACCCGCCACACCCCGAACGTGATGCGTTTGCGCGGGCGGCGGGCATCCGCCCGCTGTTGGCACAACTGCTGCTCCAACGGGGCGTAACGCGCGCGGATGCGGTCGGATCATTTCTCGCACCGGAGTTCAAGGGCCTGCTGCCGCCTGCCGAACTACCTGGCGCCGTTGCCGCGGGGGCGCGGCTCGCGGCAGCGGCCCGCGCAGGTCGCCGGATCGTGATCTACGGCGACTACGACGTGGACGGCGTCACCGCCACGGCGATTCTCTGGCACACGCTACGTGCGGCGGGTGCGCAGGTCGCCTTTTACATTCCCAGTCGGCTGGAAGAGGGCTACGGGGTGAACGGGGAGGCCCTCGACCGATTGAAGGAGGAAGGCGCCGAGGTCGTGGTCACGGTGGACTGCGGTATCACGGCGGTGGAGGAGGCGGCACGGGCGCGGGCGCTGGGGTTGGAACTCATCATCACGGATCACCACCAGCCGCGCGCGGAGCATCCCGATGCGGCCGTGCTGGTGCATCCGACCGCCCTCGGCCGCTCGCGCAACCCCGACCTGTCGGGTGCCGGCGTGGCGTTGAAGGTCGCGTGGGCCTTGGCGCAGGACTTCTGTGGTGCGGAACGCGTCGCTGAACCATTCCGTACCTGCCTGCTGGATGCGACCGCGTTCGCGGCCCTGGGGCTGATTGCGGACGTCGTTCCTTTGACTGGCGAGAACCGGATTATCACGAGCTTCGGACTGCGGCGCCTGGCTGCCACCACCAATCCGGGGCTACGTGCGCTCATCGCCGTCGCGAAACTGACGGAGCGTGAATCTTTCGACGACTACGATGTCGGCTTCCGTCTGGCGCCGCGGCTGAATGCCATTGGGCGCATGGGCCACGCACGGCTCGCAGTGGAGTTGTTTACCCGCGCCGACGAGCGCCGCGCGCAGGAGATTGCGACGACACTCGATGGAGAGAATCGCAATCGACAGACGGTGGAGAAACAGATCGTCCGCGAAGCGGAGCGGATGGTCTCAGACCTGGGCTTCGACCGGGAGAGCTGTCGCGGCATCGTCCTCGCCAGCCCAACCTGGCACGCGGGGGTGATCGGCATCGTGGCGTCCCGACTCGTGGAGCGTTTCCGCCGGCCGACGGTTCTTATCGCGCTTGATGACGGGATGGGGCAGGGTCCGGCCGCAGCGTGA
- the amrA gene encoding AmmeMemoRadiSam system protein A, with product MMPPVPDTPATVPPSDWAAYARAILTRIAHGQRAEDIPAPLPHDPHHGVFVTLHKGSRLRGCMGVLDPNLPLATAIQRATVTAATHDPRFPPLQPHELADLRITVSVLNPPEPVHTLAEITPGLHGVLICSGPQRGLFLPQVATELGWDAEELLSRCCTEKAGLAADAWRRPDVQVQRFTTRVYEE from the coding sequence ATGATGCCGCCGGTTCCCGACACTCCAGCCACAGTTCCTCCATCTGACTGGGCGGCCTATGCCAGGGCCATCCTGACCCGGATCGCACACGGGCAACGCGCCGAGGATATTCCAGCGCCCTTACCGCACGACCCCCATCACGGCGTGTTCGTGACACTGCACAAAGGGTCGCGTTTGCGGGGTTGCATGGGTGTGCTCGATCCCAACCTCCCCCTCGCCACAGCCATCCAGCGCGCCACCGTAACGGCCGCCACACACGATCCGCGCTTTCCACCCCTGCAACCGCATGAACTCGCCGACCTGAGGATCACGGTCTCCGTCCTCAATCCCCCGGAACCCGTCCACACGCTGGCGGAAATTACACCCGGACTGCACGGAGTGCTGATCTGCAGCGGCCCGCAGCGCGGCCTCTTCCTGCCCCAGGTGGCCACCGAACTCGGCTGGGATGCGGAAGAACTGCTTTCACGCTGCTGCACCGAAAAGGCCGGTCTGGCGGCCGACGCCTGGCGCCGGCCGGACGTGCAGGTACAACGCTTTACCACGCGTGTCTACGAGGAGTAG
- a CDS encoding LPXTG cell wall anchor domain-containing protein, whose protein sequence is MNTLAQFMGLPLWNWGLIIGLLVIVVVLWIVKKKQENY, encoded by the coding sequence ATGAACACGCTCGCGCAATTCATGGGCCTGCCGCTGTGGAACTGGGGCTTGATCATCGGTCTGCTGGTGATCGTGGTCGTGCTCTGGATCGTCAAGAAGAAGCAGGAAAACTACTAA
- a CDS encoding ABC transporter ATP-binding protein, whose product MIRVEDLTKIFPNPDGTEKVAVNGISFEVRAGEIYGLLGPNGAGKTTTLRMISGLLRPSAGRIWIADEEVTSFPERVKSRIGYLTANTGLYARLTPYEMLEYFATLYNLPRAVAQARIAQLVDWLDMRDFLKLRCGALSTGQKQRTNIARALIADPPILVMDEPTLGLDVLSNRLILEFIQTQADAGKAILLSTHALDEIDKMCRRLGLIHTGRLVAEGELDDLRAQTGRQRLSEVFLHLVGAEDTVLAGPLRPGRREGAA is encoded by the coding sequence ATGATCCGGGTCGAAGACCTCACCAAAATCTTCCCCAATCCCGACGGTACCGAGAAGGTTGCCGTGAACGGCATTTCGTTCGAAGTCCGCGCCGGCGAGATCTACGGCCTGCTCGGCCCGAACGGGGCCGGCAAAACCACTACGTTGCGGATGATCAGTGGACTGCTGCGGCCGTCCGCGGGCCGGATCTGGATTGCGGACGAGGAAGTCACCTCGTTCCCCGAGCGTGTCAAGAGCCGCATCGGTTACCTGACCGCCAATACCGGCTTGTATGCTCGCCTGACGCCGTATGAGATGCTTGAGTACTTTGCCACGCTGTACAACCTGCCGCGTGCGGTCGCACAAGCGCGCATCGCGCAACTCGTCGACTGGCTCGACATGCGCGATTTCCTGAAGCTGCGTTGCGGTGCGCTCTCCACGGGCCAGAAGCAACGTACCAACATCGCTCGTGCGCTGATCGCGGACCCACCGATTCTCGTCATGGATGAGCCGACCCTGGGACTCGATGTGCTGAGCAACCGGCTCATCCTCGAGTTCATCCAGACCCAGGCGGATGCGGGCAAGGCCATCCTGCTCTCCACCCATGCCCTCGATGAGATCGACAAAATGTGCCGCCGGTTGGGCCTGATTCATACCGGGCGACTGGTGGCGGAAGGCGAGCTCGACGACCTGCGCGCGCAAACCGGCCGGCAGCGCCTCAGCGAAGTTTTCCTGCACCTCGTCGGTGCCGAGGACACCGTACTCGCGGGACCGCTACGCCCTGGGCGCCGGGAGGGCGCCGCATGA
- a CDS encoding CPBP family intramembrane metalloprotease, giving the protein MNRLTRINTIWRKELIDTLRDRRTLIAMILVPMVLYPAIMLGSLQAFEFQFSRLKQQTYIIAVPSEELRLWLRTLLDTDTARHPGATGRTAEEILEAERSGELAPEAAAAAERERSAEEAARADVARQPPPYEVVVIPEPERLKALLRNGDLHVGLLADPVPSPRQVLRTTEMTLLFDDSDIRSQIAATGLQGVLARYGQALLQARLEAARLAPSFIKPLELRQESVATAEKVGGSILGQIVPLILIIMTITGAIYPAIDLTAGERERGTLETLMVAPVPTLDLIAGKFVVVTLIALLSAVLNLLSIGGTVYLGGLGEVLSRGGNISIPLHVLPLVLLVLIPLAVMFSAALLAVCSFARSFKEAQNYVMPVMIAALIPAVVGILPGTELSGPLLIMPVANVVILTRDLFMDRIDVVAMAWVLASTLLYAGAAVTIAAKLFGQEAVLFADSGSIKTIFQRRFFKPLAQPTAAQAMLLLAVTFTLNFLVQQQFAKIPGIAGTAAFFWCFAALLVVLLVLLPVGFALYTRVRLSTTFSLGGAPLAAWVAALCFGFSTWILARAWQNWQQQWLTLPPEVIREAEVFLTALMALPLPLLLLFMAVVPAITEELFFRGYALNGLRSGVGKVAAVLIVTVAFAMNHHSAHRLVVTAALGLLFALLVLRYHSVWPAVLAHLLHNAISLLPSHPQGKELVEAFKIPIDAEGLLPDSWVVVAAALTLLGIALCLFPRHPRGDWQSAAVLPDAT; this is encoded by the coding sequence ATGAACCGCCTGACGCGCATCAATACGATCTGGCGCAAGGAGCTGATTGATACGCTGCGTGATCGGCGCACGCTGATCGCGATGATCCTTGTGCCGATGGTGCTCTACCCGGCCATAATGCTCGGCTCGCTCCAGGCGTTCGAGTTCCAATTCTCACGCCTGAAGCAGCAGACCTACATAATCGCCGTGCCCAGCGAGGAACTGCGCTTGTGGCTCCGCACGTTGCTCGACACGGATACGGCTCGGCACCCGGGCGCAACCGGGCGCACGGCCGAGGAGATCCTCGAAGCGGAGCGGAGCGGCGAATTGGCTCCTGAAGCTGCCGCCGCAGCCGAGCGTGAGCGCAGCGCCGAAGAGGCCGCCCGGGCCGATGTCGCACGACAGCCGCCGCCATACGAAGTTGTGGTCATCCCGGAACCAGAGCGGCTCAAGGCGCTGTTGCGCAATGGTGACCTGCATGTCGGCCTGCTCGCCGACCCTGTGCCGTCCCCGCGACAGGTGCTGCGCACCACGGAAATGACCCTGCTGTTCGACGACAGCGATATCCGCAGCCAGATCGCGGCCACCGGGTTGCAGGGCGTGTTGGCCCGTTACGGGCAGGCCCTGCTGCAGGCGCGGCTCGAGGCCGCCCGGCTCGCACCTTCCTTCATCAAGCCGCTCGAGTTGCGGCAGGAATCCGTTGCTACCGCCGAGAAGGTCGGCGGCTCCATTCTTGGGCAGATCGTACCGCTGATTCTGATCATCATGACGATCACGGGTGCCATCTACCCCGCGATCGACCTGACCGCCGGCGAGCGCGAACGCGGAACGCTCGAAACATTGATGGTGGCTCCGGTTCCGACCCTCGATCTGATTGCGGGCAAGTTCGTCGTCGTAACACTGATTGCCTTGTTGAGCGCCGTGCTGAATCTGCTCTCGATCGGCGGCACGGTCTACCTCGGCGGCCTCGGCGAAGTCCTCAGCCGTGGTGGCAACATCTCCATCCCCCTGCATGTCCTTCCGTTGGTTTTGCTCGTTCTGATTCCGCTCGCGGTGATGTTCAGCGCCGCCTTGCTCGCAGTGTGCAGTTTCGCCCGCAGCTTCAAGGAAGCACAAAACTACGTCATGCCGGTGATGATCGCCGCCCTGATTCCGGCGGTGGTCGGCATCCTGCCAGGCACCGAGCTGAGCGGTCCGCTCCTGATCATGCCGGTTGCCAATGTCGTCATCCTGACCCGCGACCTCTTCATGGACCGTATCGACGTGGTGGCCATGGCGTGGGTCCTCGCCTCGACCCTGCTCTACGCCGGGGCCGCCGTCACCATCGCGGCCAAGCTCTTCGGCCAGGAAGCGGTGCTGTTTGCAGACAGCGGTTCCATCAAGACGATCTTCCAACGGCGCTTCTTCAAACCGCTGGCACAACCGACCGCGGCGCAGGCCATGCTGCTGCTCGCGGTGACTTTCACGCTGAATTTTCTCGTGCAGCAGCAGTTCGCTAAGATCCCCGGCATCGCCGGAACGGCCGCCTTCTTCTGGTGCTTTGCCGCCCTGCTGGTCGTGCTGCTGGTCCTGCTGCCGGTGGGATTCGCGCTCTACACGCGCGTGCGGCTGAGCACGACGTTCTCGCTCGGCGGCGCCCCCCTCGCAGCGTGGGTCGCGGCCCTCTGCTTCGGCTTCTCCACCTGGATCCTGGCCCGGGCCTGGCAGAACTGGCAGCAGCAATGGCTCACGCTGCCGCCCGAGGTCATACGCGAGGCCGAGGTCTTCTTGACCGCGCTCATGGCGCTGCCGCTGCCATTGCTGCTGCTGTTCATGGCTGTTGTTCCCGCCATCACGGAAGAGCTTTTCTTCCGGGGTTACGCGCTCAATGGACTGCGCAGCGGCGTTGGCAAGGTGGCGGCCGTCTTGATCGTGACCGTCGCTTTCGCGATGAATCACCACAGCGCCCACCGGCTTGTCGTGACGGCCGCGCTGGGTCTCCTGTTTGCGCTGCTGGTCCTCCGCTATCACTCGGTCTGGCCGGCTGTGCTGGCGCATCTGCTCCACAACGCGATCAGCTTGCTGCCCTCGCATCCTCAGGGCAAGGAGCTGGTCGAAGCATTCAAGATCCCCATCGATGCCGAAGGGCTTCTGCCGGATTCCTGGGTCGTGGTTGCGGCGGCACTCACCCTCCTCGGAATCGCACTCTGCCTGTTCCCGCGTCACCCGCGAGGCGACTGGCAATCTGCGGCTGTCTTACCCGACGCCACCTGA